The sequence below is a genomic window from Mycobacterium spongiae.
TGTCGGCCCACGCGCCGCAGTCGGACGTGATGATCTCGGTCAGGGCCGAGGTGCGTGATACCACCGCCGGGGTGCCGCAGGCCAACGATTCCAAAGCCGCCAGCCCGAAGGTCTCGTGCGGCCCCGGTGCGAGCATCACGTCGGCCGAGGCCAGTAATCCCGCGACTGTGAGCCGATCGGACACGAAGCCGGTGAAATCGACCGGCAGCCCGGTGGCCTGTCGCTGCAACCTTGATCTGAGCGGGCCGTCGCCGACGACGACCAGACGGGCGTCGATGCCGGCGTCGCAGAGCGCGGCGAGCGCGTCGACACTGCGGTCGGCGCGCTTTTCCACCGACAGTCGGCCGCAGTGGACCAGCAGGACTTGCGACGGGGCGGCCCAGCGCGCCCGCACGCGGGTGGATCGGCGTCGTGGGTGGAAGATCTCCAGGTCCACGCCCAACGCAACCGTGACCGTATTCGCAGCGCCGATGCGGTCGAATTCTTCACGCGCGAAGCTAGTGGTGCATACCACGGTGTCGTAGTTCGCGGCCGTGCGCGCGTTGGCGAAGTCTGCGAATCCCCGCGCGGCTCGACGCGGAAGCACATGACCGACAAAGCGATCAAGGCGCTCGTGGGAGATCATCACCGTTCTCACCCCGTGCTGGCGACCCCACCGGCCGAGCGATCTCAGGGTGAGTCGGTCAGAGACCTCCAGAGCGTCGGGCTCGAGTGCTTCCAGCAGTTCCCGCACCGGTGCCGGCATCACGGCGCGATAGCCACCGGTACAGGGAAGTGGCCTGGCGGGCAAAGTGATCCGCGTGACACCGGTTCGCAGGCGGGTTTGTTCGGCGCTGCGACCCGGCACGATCAAGAACACCTCGTGTCCGGCGGCGCAGTATTCCGCCCCGAGGCGGTCCACTGCGGTACGGAGGCCGCCCGATCGTGGTCCGTAGAAGTTGGCGACCTGAACAACACGCATACGGTGAGAACAACGGGCACCGGTGTGCTTTCGACGACATGGCATCGACGGCGCACTGAACAGTCTATGAACTCCTCCTCAGTTGGCGTTCACGTCGCCGATGAACCCACGACAGGCGCTAACCGGTAGTGCGACTGGTGATGTGAGCCAGCAATTCGCGGGCTGCTCCGGCGGGCGGGTTTCGACCACCCATCCAGACGGCGCGTAGGTCGCGGCTCAAGTCCAGTTCAAGCACGGGTACCGCGCGCAGCCGCCCGATTTCCAGGTCGTCGGCGACCGCCAATCGGCTCATGACTGCCGGACCCGCACCGGCTACGACCGCGGCGCGGACCGCTGCGGCAGAAGACAATTCAAGCAACGGTGGCGTCTGCCGCAGCGCGTCTCCCAAGGTTCGCTGTAGAGCCGCGGTCAGTG
It includes:
- a CDS encoding glycosyltransferase, coding for MRVVQVANFYGPRSGGLRTAVDRLGAEYCAAGHEVFLIVPGRSAEQTRLRTGVTRITLPARPLPCTGGYRAVMPAPVRELLEALEPDALEVSDRLTLRSLGRWGRQHGVRTVMISHERLDRFVGHVLPRRAARGFADFANARTAANYDTVVCTTSFAREEFDRIGAANTVTVALGVDLEIFHPRRRSTRVRARWAAPSQVLLVHCGRLSVEKRADRSVDALAALCDAGIDARLVVVGDGPLRSRLQRQATGLPVDFTGFVSDRLTVAGLLASADVMLAPGPHETFGLAALESLACGTPAVVSRTSALTEIITSDCGAWADNHAPAIAESVRTIISRPENERRRSARRRAEMFTWRHAGAAMLTTLGAMTPTHGCTEAHHIA